ACGACTGTCCGCGATTACCTACTTTCTTAAGTGTAGATTAGGTAAAAAGTGATTTATAGAGAACCTACAATTTCTACTCTTGCTAAAGAGCCAATATTAGTCGACTCTCGTAAAGGGGCAAGCAAAAGTAGCGACAAAACTTTCTATTTGCTTGTCCGCATTTGCATCTAAATTCTGTTATTTTGTTTTACTTTAGTAGGAATCTAACCCAATGGCTGTTAATGCACTTAAACAATTGACTGAACTTGGCCAAAGTGTCTGGTACGATAACATTAGTAGAGATATGATTGCCGATGGGACTCTTAAATCCCTAATAGAAAACTATTCAGTAAGGGGGCTCACATCGAACCCCAGCATTTTTAATATGGCCATTGGCGGCAGTGCTATATACGATAATCAAATTAAGTCGGCGCGCAAGAATGGCTTAGATACTAACCATATTTTTGAACAACTCGCCGTAAAAGATATCGGCGATGCAGCAGATATAATGGCGCCGATCTTTAAATCTAGTGAGGGCAACGACGGTTTTGTTAGTATCGAAGTCTCGCCACTCTTGGCACATGACACTAAAGAATCTGTTGTCGAGGCTAAGCGACTTCACTCGGCTCTCTCTAGACCCAATATTATGATAAAAATACCTGGGACTCAAAACGGTTTGCCGGCTGTTAGAGAATTACTGGAAGAGGGAATTAACGTAAATATCACTCTATTGTTCTCAGTGGAAAACTACCGACAGGTGGCTATCACTTATTGCGAGGCACTAGAAGCCAGGATTAAAAAGGGCTTGCCAGTGGATAAAGTGCGCTCAGTTGCAAGCTTCTTTGTAAGTCGAGTTGATTCCGCTATAGATGCAAAGCTACAGAAAATTATAGACGGCGCTGATGCCGCACGGGGCAAACGGGCTAAGGAATTACTAGGGCAGTTTGGCATAGCAAACTCAAAACTTGCCTATCTAGCATTTAAGGAAATATTTCATGGTGATCGGTTTAAAGCTTTGAGAGACAAAGGAGCAAGCGTTCAGAGACCTTTATGGGCAAGTACGAGCACAAAAAATCCAAACTATAGAGATGTGATGTACGTAGAAACTCTCATTGGACCAGAAACAGTTAACACTATGCCGCATGCTACGCTCGAGGCATTCGCAGATCATGGCATTGCGACCTTAACTCTGGATAAGATGGTCGCGGAGGCAAAGGCAGTAAAGGACTCTCTAGAAGACTTAGACATTGATACTCATAAAGTGCTTCAGGATTTGCAGGTCGATGGCGTAAAGAAATTCGAAGAGTCTTTTTTGGCAATTGGTGAGACCATCTCTAAAAAGATTGCTGAGTAAAATTGTTTTACAAGTGCGCTGGGTTTTTTCCTAGGAGAATGTTTATATGCAGATAGCTTTTGTGGGCTTGGGTAAAATGGGCGCCAATATGGTGCGGCGGTTGATTCGCGGAGGACATGAAGTTGTTGGCTACGATATGAACGCAGCCACTGTTTCTGAACTCCAAAATGAGGATATGATAGCAGCGGATGGGCTTGCAGGTCTGGTAAAAGCTCTGAATAGGCCACGAGTAGTTTGGATGATGGTGCCAGCAGGAAAGATTGTAGACGAAACTATTGCTTCCTTAATCCCATTGCTAGATGCGGAGGATATTTTAATTGATGGCGGCAATAGCCGCTATACTGATACGATAGAGCGAGAACTAAAGCTTAGGTCTAAAAACATTTACTATTTAGATGCAGGGACTAGTGGGGGGGTGTGGGGATTAAAGGTGGGTTATTGCCTGATGGTAGGCGGAGATAAAAAGGCCGTCGATATCGTTAGCCCAGTATTTAAAACCTTGGCTCCGGAAAATGGTTTCTTGCACGTTGGGCCGAGCGGTGCTGGGCATTATGCAAAAATGATTCATAACGGAATCGAATATGGCATTATGCAGGCCTACGCCGAAGGTTTTGATTTGCTTGAGAGCTCGAGGTTTGAGTTCGATTTGCCGTCTATATCGCAGTTGTGGAACCAGGGCAGCGTAATTCGCTCATGGCTGTTAGAGCTAATTGCGGCAGCACTTAAGGAGGATCCAAAGCTCGAAGAGCTAAAAGGTTATGTTTCAGATTCTGGCGAAGGAAGGTGGACAGTGCAGGAGTCAATCGATCTCGCGGTTCCAGCGCCAGTCATCACGGCCTCACTGCAGGCGCGATTTAGGTCGCGTCGGGAGAATACTTTTAGCGATAGACTTCTTGCAGCTATGCGAAATCAATTTGGGGGCCATGCCGTTAAAAAATGACTAATCCATTTAAGTCGAGCGAATTGACATCATTGCGGGAGTTGCCACCTTGTGCCGTTGTAATCTTCGGGGCTTCAGGAGATTTGACCAGCCGCAAACTGGTTCCTGCACTGTACAATTTGTTTGTAGACGGTTTATTGCCAAAGCAATTTGAAGTGATTGGAGTCGCTCGTCGCGATATGTCCGGCGAGGCCTTTGTCCAAGTCCTCGAGGAGTCATTAAAAGCACATTCGCGAAGGAAGCTAAGCGATAAGGCCGCCTGGCAAACTTTTTCATCACATGTCTCTTACCTCTCAAGCGAGTTCGATGCGCCAAAGGGCTATGCGCTATTAAAGGAAAAATTAGAGGCGCTCGATCGAGAGTCTGGAATTCAACACGACCGCATCTTCTATCTAGCGACATCACCGGATTATTTTGAGATTATACCTAAGCAGTTATCGGTTGCTGGCCTTCTCAATTCCGAGCACGTTTTTTCTTCGGAGTCGCCCGGGCTTGCTCGCGTCATTATAGAAAAACCCTTTGGTCACGATCTCGCTTCGGGACGAGGGTTGAATAGGGCATTAGCTAGTTATGCGCGAGAAGATCAGATATATCGAATAGATCACTATTTGGGCAAAGAAACGGTTCAGAATTTGCTAGTTTTTCGCTTTTCGAATGGCATATTTGAGCCAATCTGGAATCACAAATATATCTCGCATGTGGAAATATCTGTTTGCGAATCGGTGGGTGTCGGAAACAGGGCAGGGTATTTCGATCGCGCAGGTATCCTTCGCGACATTGTGCAGAATCACGTGATGCAGCTCCTGTGTTTGGTTGCACTCGAGCCACCAGTGGCGTTTGAAGCCGATGCCGTCCGCGATGAGAAGGTAAAGGTCTTGCGCTCAGTGCGAGTTATCCCTCAATCGGAAGTGTCGCAGAAGGCTGTTCGAGGTCGCTATCTGGCAGGTCATATAGCTGGTAAAGACGTTCCCGGATATTTGGCGGAACCAGGGGTAAGTGAGGATTCGGTCACGGAAACCTTTGCCGCTATGGAACTAATGATCGATAACTGGAGATGGGCAGGGGTTCCCTTTTTTATTAGGGCCGGAAAACGCCTTCCCAAAAGGGTTACAGAGATATCGGTTCACTTTCACAAAGTCCCGCTTACGCTTTTTTCTGGGGAAGAGGTCGACGTATTGCGGCCAAACATCCTATCGTTCCAGATTCAACCAGATGAAGGCATATCCCTTAAGATTAGTGCAAAACCTCCCGGCCCAAAAGTTCAGGTGCAGCCGGTAAATATGGAATTTAGTTATGGAACCTCTTTTGGCGTGGAGCCGCCAGAGGCGTATGAGAGGTTATTGCTCGATTGCATGCGCAAAGACGCAACCCTGTTTACTAGAAATGACGAGATAGAGGAATCGTGGAAAATAGTAATGCCAATACTGGGCGCTTGGAGCGATAAGGGTTATACTTCTTGTCCGGTTTATGGCTACAAGGCAGGAACTTGGGGCCCAGTCGCAGCTGATGAGCTCATTTCCAAGCGCGTTGGCATTAGCGGGTGGAGGCGCTTGTAGTGACTAGCGACAAGCCGGGCGGATGTCCGGAAAAGAGTTCCTCGCTCTTGCATCGATATTTCCAAGTCGATTTAGACAAAGTCGAGTCGGCCTTAAGAGCTATCTGGCGACAGACCGCCGAGCGAGATTTTGCAGAAGATTCCGAACGCGCAAAAAGCCTTCAGTCCAGCCCGCGCGTTAGGGCAATATTTTCGAATATTATTTTTCTTTGCTCATCGGAGAAAACGGGTGTCGAGCACGATGTAGACGAGTTAATTGGAGAGCTTTGCATTGCACATCCCTCGCGTTTTTTTGTAGTCGAGTTCTCGGCGGAAAAAAATTACAGCGATGCGAACAAAAGTGTTTTGCCAATCGAGACGTTTGTCTCATCGCGTTGCGCGTTGGCACATTCTGGAGCACACGTTTGTTCGGAGGAAGTCTACATAAGGACTAGTCGGGAGGGTTTCGCTGGAATTCCGAGCTTGCTTTTGGGGCTGTTAGTAGCAGATGTGTCGGCAGTCATGGTGCTAAATTGCGATCCATTTTTCCCTTGTGGCAGCAAAGGGCGTCGTAGCTGCGAAGATGGAAGTGGAGTAATGGAGTTGTTTTCTCTTCTGTGGCCCATCTGCGATCGCGTAATATATGATTCGCGGCAGTTCTCTAAATACCTTAGCAATGGGCCAAGGTTTATTGAGCATGTTGGTAGTCTATGTAAAAGGGCTCGCGAGGAGGATGGTATTGTCGGAGCGTCTGGTTGTGCAGGCAGTTTGGAAAACTCTGGACATGGCAATCTGGGTGTGCGCGACCTTAGCTGGGTGAGGCTTAAGGGATTTTGCGATTCTGTAGCTGGCCTTTTTGAGCTCCCTAGAGAGCAGGGAGCAGTGAGACGCATTGTGCGAGTGGTGATTGTTTGTAGCCAGTTGTCGGATGAATTTGTTGAATTGCCGTCTGATGCGTGTTTGCTGGGTGCTTGGATTTTAAGTCGACTTGGATTTACTCCGACAACTGTAAGGAAAATTAGTGGAGAGCCGAGAGGTTTTGAGGTATTAAGCCGCAATCTTTCTGGTTCCGAGGAACTCAAAGTCATTTTTTGTTCTCGTGGAGATAGTATAGATAATAGTTTTAGCGCCTGCGTGGACGAAGTTATATTCGATTTTGCGGCCGATACGAGAGTGCCAAGTGCAAGAGTTGCAAGGGGAGAGGCCTTATCCAAATTAGATATTTCGCTAGCGCGTATTTTAGTTTCGGAAATAAGAGCTTCTGGCGATGGCGATGAGTTAGCTATAATTTCAACAATGGTGCATAAACTGGGCGAGTTGATGGCGTAACTATGTTGTCGTTAAAATTAGGACAATCGGCAGAGAAACTGCAGCTAGATTTTGCGAAGTGGCTCAAAGCTAATCCGCCACCGGCGGTGGTTAGGCGACTTGATTTGGAAAGTTTTGTAGAAATTAGCACTAAGTGGCAAAGGCAACTTGCCTCTGAGCGATGGGTCGCAGTGCACTGGCCAGAAGAGTTTGGCGGACGGGGTTTAAGTTTAGTCGAGGAGGCCTTAATTCAGCAAATGCTTGCTGAAGTCAATTCCCCACAGCTAATCAATTTGTTTGGCATAACGATGGTGGGGCCAGTTCTAATCGAGCACGGTAGCCAGGAGCAAAAGAAGCGGTTTCTTTCTAAGATTCTCTCGGCGGAAGAGATTTGGTGTCAGGGTTTTAGCGAGCCTCAAGCGGGAAGTGACTTGGCCTCGCTAGGTACTCGGGCCGATAGGGTTCAGGATGGTTTGCGCGTATTTTGGCGCATCAATGGACAAAAAGTTTGGACCAGCTTTGCTCAGTATGCTGACTGGTGTTTTATGTTGGCGAGAACAGATGTGAATGCTCGTAAACATGAGGGGCTTAGCTATTTTCTCGTTCCCATGGAGGCAAGTGGTATCTGCGTTAAGCCCTTAATGCAGATTTCTGGAGACGATGAGTTTAATGAAGTTTTTTTCGAGGATGTAGAAGTTGAGCAGGAAAATATAGTGGGGAACTTGGGGGATGGTTGGAAGATAGCCATATCTACGTTGATGTATGAGCGAGTTGTATTGACATTTGCCAGGCATCTGCAATCTCATGCCGCACTGAAAGACAGCGCTGAAGTGTTGCGGCAGTTACCCAATAACGATCAATCGCTCGCTAGCTTCGGGCGCTTGTTAGCTAAGAACATGGCAATTAGGGCGCTAGCCATCAACCATCTCATTGCCTATAGCGAGGGTGCTACTCCTGGGCCGGAGGGATCCTTGGACAAGCTAATCTGGAGTGAAACATTTCAAGAGATTTGCTCGTTTGCGTTAGAGCTTCTTGGGGATTGGGCCCCGATTACGGGAGGAGCTGACTCGGTCAGGGATGGCATACACCAGTATCGCTATCTCTACTCCCGAGGCCGAACTATTGCAGCGGGCACGTCGGAGATTCAGCGAAATATTATTGCCGAAAGGATTCTTGGGCTACCGCGTACGGCTAATTAGTTAGTCTACGGAGTTGCTAGTGTCTCGCTGGGAGGTCGGCGCTTGGCGTGTTTTCTTTTTTGGCGCTGCTGCCTCCTCTTCTGTGCTTTTCATAGTCTCGTTATGCCAGGATTTAGCCAGTGCAATTGCTTCATCTATAAGCGGACACATTTGAGCAATTACTTCCGAAGCGATTACTTCCTCGAATATGGCGAGGTCACTGGCCGTAGCTTGCGCCACCAAAGGATTTGGGCGACGAGCTAGTGTCTCTGGCGTTACGGAGCTAATGTCAATCAAAAGTCTACCACTCTCGTCCTTAGATGTGCCAAGTACGCCATTTTCTAACATTGAAAGCACATCCGCACACGAAAG
This genomic interval from Deltaproteobacteria bacterium contains the following:
- the tal gene encoding transaldolase, whose product is MAVNALKQLTELGQSVWYDNISRDMIADGTLKSLIENYSVRGLTSNPSIFNMAIGGSAIYDNQIKSARKNGLDTNHIFEQLAVKDIGDAADIMAPIFKSSEGNDGFVSIEVSPLLAHDTKESVVEAKRLHSALSRPNIMIKIPGTQNGLPAVRELLEEGINVNITLLFSVENYRQVAITYCEALEARIKKGLPVDKVRSVASFFVSRVDSAIDAKLQKIIDGADAARGKRAKELLGQFGIANSKLAYLAFKEIFHGDRFKALRDKGASVQRPLWASTSTKNPNYRDVMYVETLIGPETVNTMPHATLEAFADHGIATLTLDKMVAEAKAVKDSLEDLDIDTHKVLQDLQVDGVKKFEESFLAIGETISKKIAE
- the gnd gene encoding decarboxylating 6-phosphogluconate dehydrogenase, whose product is MQIAFVGLGKMGANMVRRLIRGGHEVVGYDMNAATVSELQNEDMIAADGLAGLVKALNRPRVVWMMVPAGKIVDETIASLIPLLDAEDILIDGGNSRYTDTIERELKLRSKNIYYLDAGTSGGVWGLKVGYCLMVGGDKKAVDIVSPVFKTLAPENGFLHVGPSGAGHYAKMIHNGIEYGIMQAYAEGFDLLESSRFEFDLPSISQLWNQGSVIRSWLLELIAAALKEDPKLEELKGYVSDSGEGRWTVQESIDLAVPAPVITASLQARFRSRRENTFSDRLLAAMRNQFGGHAVKK
- the zwf gene encoding glucose-6-phosphate dehydrogenase, translated to MTNPFKSSELTSLRELPPCAVVIFGASGDLTSRKLVPALYNLFVDGLLPKQFEVIGVARRDMSGEAFVQVLEESLKAHSRRKLSDKAAWQTFSSHVSYLSSEFDAPKGYALLKEKLEALDRESGIQHDRIFYLATSPDYFEIIPKQLSVAGLLNSEHVFSSESPGLARVIIEKPFGHDLASGRGLNRALASYAREDQIYRIDHYLGKETVQNLLVFRFSNGIFEPIWNHKYISHVEISVCESVGVGNRAGYFDRAGILRDIVQNHVMQLLCLVALEPPVAFEADAVRDEKVKVLRSVRVIPQSEVSQKAVRGRYLAGHIAGKDVPGYLAEPGVSEDSVTETFAAMELMIDNWRWAGVPFFIRAGKRLPKRVTEISVHFHKVPLTLFSGEEVDVLRPNILSFQIQPDEGISLKISAKPPGPKVQVQPVNMEFSYGTSFGVEPPEAYERLLLDCMRKDATLFTRNDEIEESWKIVMPILGAWSDKGYTSCPVYGYKAGTWGPVAADELISKRVGISGWRRL
- a CDS encoding glucose-6-phosphate dehydrogenase assembly protein OpcA codes for the protein MTSDKPGGCPEKSSSLLHRYFQVDLDKVESALRAIWRQTAERDFAEDSERAKSLQSSPRVRAIFSNIIFLCSSEKTGVEHDVDELIGELCIAHPSRFFVVEFSAEKNYSDANKSVLPIETFVSSRCALAHSGAHVCSEEVYIRTSREGFAGIPSLLLGLLVADVSAVMVLNCDPFFPCGSKGRRSCEDGSGVMELFSLLWPICDRVIYDSRQFSKYLSNGPRFIEHVGSLCKRAREEDGIVGASGCAGSLENSGHGNLGVRDLSWVRLKGFCDSVAGLFELPREQGAVRRIVRVVIVCSQLSDEFVELPSDACLLGAWILSRLGFTPTTVRKISGEPRGFEVLSRNLSGSEELKVIFCSRGDSIDNSFSACVDEVIFDFAADTRVPSARVARGEALSKLDISLARILVSEIRASGDGDELAIISTMVHKLGELMA
- a CDS encoding acyl-CoA dehydrogenase family protein, yielding MLSLKLGQSAEKLQLDFAKWLKANPPPAVVRRLDLESFVEISTKWQRQLASERWVAVHWPEEFGGRGLSLVEEALIQQMLAEVNSPQLINLFGITMVGPVLIEHGSQEQKKRFLSKILSAEEIWCQGFSEPQAGSDLASLGTRADRVQDGLRVFWRINGQKVWTSFAQYADWCFMLARTDVNARKHEGLSYFLVPMEASGICVKPLMQISGDDEFNEVFFEDVEVEQENIVGNLGDGWKIAISTLMYERVVLTFARHLQSHAALKDSAEVLRQLPNNDQSLASFGRLLAKNMAIRALAINHLIAYSEGATPGPEGSLDKLIWSETFQEICSFALELLGDWAPITGGADSVRDGIHQYRYLYSRGRTIAAGTSEIQRNIIAERILGLPRTAN